In one window of Tellurirhabdus rosea DNA:
- a CDS encoding RNA polymerase sigma factor, which produces MDQNLIEQCQRGNAFAQKRLFDRYANRLYRVCLRYVRHEPEAEEVLMNGFLKIFRSIDGFRYQNENALEAWLRRIIVNEALQHLRARRSLPTFYAEDALAAEADPLPLPDAGLDADRITELIAQLPPGYRTVFNLYVVEGYNHREIAEQLRITENTSKSQLSKARAMLQDLLLKNGYEAERRRTH; this is translated from the coding sequence ATGGACCAAAACCTCATTGAGCAATGCCAGCGCGGCAACGCTTTCGCACAGAAGCGGCTTTTCGACCGGTACGCCAATCGCCTGTACCGGGTCTGCCTGCGGTATGTGCGGCATGAGCCGGAAGCGGAGGAAGTGCTGATGAACGGTTTTCTGAAAATCTTCCGGTCCATCGACGGCTTTCGGTACCAAAACGAAAACGCGCTGGAAGCGTGGCTGCGGCGCATTATCGTCAACGAGGCGCTGCAACACCTGCGGGCCCGTCGGAGCCTGCCGACGTTCTATGCCGAGGACGCCCTGGCGGCCGAAGCAGACCCGCTGCCCTTGCCCGATGCGGGTCTGGATGCGGACCGGATTACCGAACTGATCGCCCAACTCCCGCCGGGTTACCGGACGGTGTTCAACCTATACGTGGTCGAAGGCTACAACCACCGGGAAATCGCGGAGCAGTTGCGCATCACGGAGAATACCTCAAAATCGCAGCTGAGCAAAGCGCGGGCAATGTTACAGGACCTTTTACTCAAAAACGGATATGAAGCCGAACGCCGACGAACCCATTGA